From the Pocillopora verrucosa isolate sample1 chromosome 11, ASM3666991v2, whole genome shotgun sequence genome, the window CATagttaaaaaaatctgtatGACTAAGCCTAATGTTTTGATAAGTGCTTGAAATGGGATGTATGCTGCAGCAGCAGAGACAAATAATTTATGAAAGGATTTAGGATTTTTGGACTAAGTACATGTAACCAACTCATGTGAGCTGTATAGAGAATGTGATTTCGAACCTCCCTTACAAGGGGCACCACCTCTACCCTAAAATTTGTAAACCTTTAAAATAATGATTTGGGGCCATATCAGAAATCCCCCTGGAAATGGGGAAAATTATCCTCTCACCATAATTTCCCAAAAGGAagaggtgattttttttctggaatcactgaaataattgtaaaaaactGTTCTTTGTAAAGTCAAATCCAATCTTTGATTTATTTGTCACCTGTTTCTAAGTAACTGGTTAACTGTTACAACTCTTATTGCTAACCCTAGTTTTGCTGAAGGAAGTGTAGCTCCAAAAAATCTCAATACTGCCCCTATAGAAAGGATTGTAAATGCCTGGAGATGAAGGGGAGGGGAAAGGGTTGGGTTCATAAAGACCAAAAACattaaagaaacttttgaagGTTAATTGCATTTCCAGATGCTGGgagattggggggggggggggtaaggaAATGTAATGGAACTACACAATACTAACAGGCAAGTTATAGTTTCAATATAGTGGCCCTCTAAAGTTTGTAAGAAGGCAGCAAATTGTCCATATTTGGTTTACTGAACCAGCCAACGAAAGTGgcaaaactttttcaaaaatttggtaTTCTTTGATTCGTCTGATTGCTTGCTCGACGTGAATACGGAGGCGGGCAATTTGTTGTGTTTCTGTTACTTCTTTTGAGGTGAACTGCAAAGACTTTGTCTTAGACAGGAAAGGAGGGATTGTCACTGTAGCTTTTTTGGGTTGTAATAAATCTTGAATCAGAAAACCCTTATCTGCCATGACCTCGTTTCCTTCTTCGATAAGTGACAAAATTCCACTACGCCTTGTTATCTCTTTGTCTGATATACTTCCCTGATATAAAGAACTTACAAATGTTACTGCACCATGAGGAGCTATTCCCATGAGGCATTTAAGGGTGGTATGCGACTTGTATGCAGAGTAAAATTCTGAGTTCAGAACCTTAGAGCTAGGCCTTTGGACTTTGATCTCAGTGCAGTCTAGAATAACCCTTGTTTTAGGGTATGTGGTTTTGAAGCACTGAGGCATACTATTTTTTATCTGAGCAGTTGTGGACCAAATTGGCACTTGGCCAAGCATTGTATACAGAAAATTTGCCCAAGTTAAAATGATTCACAGTACTTGTGCTAATATTGAATCTTACTCCTAAGTCTGTCTTCAGCAATCCCAACCTTAGTCTGATCATAAATAAAAACAGTTGGTCATAGAGTGACAATGCAAAATTGCCACTGCTGCGCCTCCGCTTGTAGTTTTCTTTGCCTCGTTCACGCTGAATCTGGGACCATTCTATCATGGTTTTAGCATAAGGTTCAACCCAGCTATAAAAGCTATCAAACCATTCCTTTGATACAAAGCCTGTGTAAAATGTCAGCAATTCAGaatctttggaaatgttttcaGCTCCAAACCTGGTCCCTTTTAGATCTTCCACCTGTTGCTCTAAATCACTGATTTGTGCTTTAAGGATTTCAATTTGTTCCACTGCACTCAATTCGGCGGGTTCTATGTTTTCGTTTTCCGGTTCGTCCGTAGCCATTTCTTCCATTTGCTCATCACTAGCACTGGCTCCCTGGCCTCCTGATCCAGTCTCCCCTTCCTCCATTTTGACATCCTGCTGGAATGAATCGACAAAAGATTGTCGTCGCTCCTCTTAT encodes:
- the LOC136284412 gene encoding uncharacterized protein isoform X1; amino-acid sequence: MAHDHCCAKYCTNDKRNESGQNLSFFNFPKNSSQRSKWIAAIKRDEGTLFQDVKMEEGETGSGGQGASASDEQMEEMATDEPENENIEPAELSAVEQIEILKAQISDLEQQVEDLKGTRFGAENISKDSELLTFYTGFVSKEWFDSFYSWVEPYAKTMIEWSQIQRERGKENYKRRRSSGNFALSLYDQLFLFMIRLRLGLLKTDLGVRFNISTSTVNHFNLGKFSVYNAWPSANLVHNCSDKK
- the LOC136284231 gene encoding uncharacterized protein, coding for MPQCFKTTYPKTRVILDCTEIKVQRPSSKVLNSEFYSAYKSHTTLKCLMGIAPHGAVTFVSSLYQGSISDKEITRRSGILSLIEEGNEVMADKGFLIQDLLQPKKATVTIPPFLSKTKSLQFTSKEVTETQQIARLRIHVEQAIRRIKEYQIFEKVLPLSLAGSVNQIWTICCLLTNFRGPLY